One window from the genome of Salvia miltiorrhiza cultivar Shanhuang (shh) chromosome 7, IMPLAD_Smil_shh, whole genome shotgun sequence encodes:
- the LOC130993823 gene encoding uncharacterized protein LOC130993823, with product MAKHQHDSSSDSSDGVAHAIMEEIKLHKHLLAQIYTQPAPEPRRVKRPRSYVYRDREDAHLHLMQDYFDDNPTYGLTLFRRRFQMQKELFLRIVEAVQGEDSYFQMTIDAIGQDSLSHLQKCMPAIRQLAIGVSADNIDEYLKVADSNGRVCLKKFCKAVIRAFRAHYLRRPTGEDITRLTQMHEARHEFPGMLGSLDCMHWGWKNCLKAWHDAYTRDDQGEPTLILEIVASHDLSNANFCTATVPK from the coding sequence atggcGAAACACCAGCACGattcttcgtctgattcatccgacggtgtagctCACGCGATCATGGAGGAGATAAAGTTGCATAAACATTTGCTTGCTCAAATCTACACCCAACCGGCACCGGAGCCGAGACGTGTTAAGCGTCCCCGGTCTTACGTCTACCGTGATCGTGAGGATGCCCATCTAcatcttatgcaagactacttcgaCGATAATCCGACGTACGGGCTTACACTTTTCCGACGTCGTTTTCAAATGCAGAAGgagttgttcttgcgcatcgtcgaggctgttcaaggtgaagatagtTACTTCCAGATGACCATTGATGCAATAGGTCAGGATTCTCTCTCCCATTTGCAGAAATGCATGccggctatccgccaattagccatcGGCGTCAGTGCGGATAATATtgacgagtatctcaaagtcGCCGACTCAAACGGGCGTGTATGCCTCAAAAAGTTCTGCAAGGCTGTCATCCGGGCTTTCAGAGCCCATTATCTGCGTCGTCCAACGGGGGAGGACATCACACGCCTTACtcagatgcacgaggcgcgacacgAATTTCCCGGGATGCTagggagtcttgattgtatgcattgggggtGGAAGAATTGCCTAAAGGCGTGGCACGACGCATATACACGCGATGATCAAGGGGAGCCAACATTGATCTTGGAGatcgttgcatcccacgatct